DNA from Triticum aestivum cultivar Chinese Spring chromosome 7D, IWGSC CS RefSeq v2.1, whole genome shotgun sequence:
ACATTAAATGTTCTTTAATCTAAAATTTGGCATGGGATATGTATTTGGCATAAGCTACAATCTCCTTGTGCATATTTAGTGGAGCTTTGATTCTTATATAGAAGTATGTTGCAACTTACAGCCTTAAAATGTAAACATACTCATATAGATGGGTGTTTATTATTAGAAAATGTTCAGtgtgaaaaatgaaaaagaaagtcCACAAAACTAAAGAAATGTCGGTTCGAACATATGTGGCATAAATAATCTCCAGGCTGCGTGTGTGAAGGGTGATACTATCTCCTGTTATGCATTATTAGTGCTTCATATTTCTTGCGACTTGGTAGTTAGTTCTGCCAGACTGCCGCCGTCGCATTAGGAGGGAGATTATTGGGGCCTGTTTGGTTTGCCAATTACTTCCATCCCAGCATCATGACCGCCTTGCATTCTTGCGTTAGAGGTTTTTTAACTTTTGCATGTTTGTGTTTAATTATTGTTCTACTGACTAGTGAGATCTGAGATGGATGGCCTTCTAGCACCAGTTctgtcttttttttttttttttttttttttttttgcgggtgagcaCCAGCTCTGTCTGCAGGGTAAAAAGAGCAGTGCAGTTGTTCAATTGGGTTCATCCAACATGGATGCACCCATTGATATCTGTGAGGATTGTATCTTGTGCTATTTCATTCATATCTAATGCTATCTCAGCATATTGTTTCCAGTGAAACTATTCGTTTGGCATAGTACGTGCTCTGTTTTGGTTTGTCTATTTACCAGGACTACATTAGATGTAACATGAACCATACAAAGTTGTTGGTTCATCTGCATTGTTATGCTGACAAATAGTAAGAAATAACAAATCAAGGGAATGTAGACAAGAAGAATCAATTGATTACACGCTGCTACCGATTACGACTGACTGATCATCATCACCATTGCTAACTCCCAAGGGCTCCCACACCTGTTTTTCCATCATCTTAGAAAAGTACTTGCACACCGTGATTGCCTTCACCCTCCCTCGCACGGCGTCGAACGACAGCAGTGCGTAGATCGTGATGAAGACGACAACGGCACCGACGAGCGCGATGACGCATGCGGACGTCTCCCAGTCCCTGCAGCTGCCGGCAGCGTAGGCTCCTAGCAGGCCGAACAGGTCCAACACCACAGCGGCCTGCAGCGCCCACAATGGCGCGGCGCTTTTCTTCACGGTGTATTGCTTCTTCACGGTGTACTGCAGCAGCAGCATGATGACGACGATGGAGGCCATGAACGACGTCGCGTTGCAGTAGAAGAAGGCTTGGTACCGTGCCGGGCTGGAGTGAAGTAGGATCGGGTTGCCGGCGATGTTGGGTGATGGGGACGGCGATGGTGATGGGGACGACGCGGTATCATCGTCGCCCCACGTGCCGCCAGGGGGCGCGAGACCCGCCTGGTACGTCACGCTCGCTCCAAGGATGCCGAGCAgcatcaggtacttccgtttcgcATACTGTTCGTCATCACCTTTGTTTCGGATGGACAACCACGACGGCGATGATCCTAGGGGCTCGAACAGCCGCTTGGGAAGCCATGGCAACTTTGAACAATTGACTCTCCCCGCCGACACGAAAAGTAGGGTCTGCAGGACGAGGAAGGCGACCACCGCGGCCACGAGCGCAAAGACATAGATGGAGGTCCGCAGTTGTCGGCAGCTGCCGGCTGCGTAAGCTCCCATGAGACCTAGAAGCCCGACCATGACGCAGACGCGGAGCGCATTGCTCCGGATGCCCTGCTTGTACAGCTTCTGGTTCACCAACAGGAGGATGACGGTGATGGACGCCATGAATCCCGTCGCATTGCAATAGAAGAACACCTGGTACCTGATCGAGTAGTGGTCAAGGAGGACAGGGTCGCCGGCGATAAGCGATCCCTCGCCTTTGCTCTCCGGCCAAAACCCTCCTGGCGGGTTGAGACCGATCTGGTAAGTTACGGTGGCGGCGAGGATGGCAAGCTGCAGCAAGAACTTGCGCCTCCTCTCGAGCTTTTTGCGATCTTCTTCACTGCCCTCGGGCTCGGACCCGGGTTGGCTGGCAGAGAGACACACCAGTTGTGCAAGCCTGTTGAACTTGTCGTGCACCCACTTGCCGAGCCTGCTCTGACCATGAGCATTGAACACCACGACCTTGGCTATGCAGTagacgaagacggcgacggccaGGGAAAAGACATAGATGGTGGTGGGGCCGTCCCGGAAGCTCCCGGCGACGTAGGCACCCATGAGGCCAAACAGGTTCAGTATCATGGCCGTCTTGAGCGCAGCGCGTCTGATGGTGGCGGGCGAGCTCAGCTCCTTGCTctggacgatgatgatgatgaccaccgACGCCACGAACGCCGCCGTGTTGCAGTAGTAGAACACCTTGTACCTCTTGGGGTGCATGTCGAGGAGGATCGGGTTCCCGGGGATGTGGTCTGGATGCCCTGGGTCGTGGTTGTCCGGCCACACGCCGCCCGGCGGGCTCAGCCCCGCCTGGTAGGTCACCGTCGCCGCGAGGGTGGCCAGCAGCAGCAGAAGTGACCGTGACTCCTCCACCTTGTCGTCTACCTGCCAATTTTGGATGGTGCTTGTCCTGTCCACACGGACCTCACCGGAGTCACCTCGAGAATTACCCGGCGGCGTGTCTGGCTCTTGTTCTGGCTCCAAGTTGGTGCACGTGAGCACGCGGCGCACGTATGCACGCCATTGCGCGAACGTGTACATGGCCTTCGCCTGTACCACAATGTTGAGGAGCACCACGCCGGCGAGGCAGACGACGTACACGGTGGTGTCGATCCTCCTGCAGCTCCCGGCGGCGAAGGCGGCCATCAGGCCGAGCAGCTCCACCAGGACGCACACCGGCAGCGCGTGCGACCGGGCGAGGCTGCCGCT
Protein-coding regions in this window:
- the LOC123168075 gene encoding uncharacterized protein gives rise to the protein MSLYHAAPTMETAPPPAGSGITATEQQKEDLEFLWKWRKYLLLLATLVASVTYAAGLNPPGGVRSDEAPPLPAAYPDRVGDPVLLTTNERRYTAFFYCNAAAFIASLVVIMFLLDRRISDNSVGLTVLRSAMLLDLLALMAAFAAGSCRDVAASAYVSALFALVFACVTVHVHVHKAREKQAAATPPAEKARGEPAAATSPSDKARGEPAAAATSRADKFLLLLATFATPLTYGAGLAPPGGFWSQTEAGHLAGAPLLHDGPYKIRYNVFFYANANSFVASLAIIMLLMSRTLMSGSLARSHALPVCVLVELLGLMAAFAAGSCRRIDTTVYVVCLAGVVLLNIVVQAKAMYTFAQWRAYVRRVLTCTNLEPEQEPDTPPGNSRGDSGEVRVDRTSTIQNWQVDDKVEESRSLLLLLATLAATVTYQAGLSPPGGVWPDNHDPGHPDHIPGNPILLDMHPKRYKVFYYCNTAAFVASVVIIIIVQSKELSSPATIRRAALKTAMILNLFGLMGAYVAGSFRDGPTTIYVFSLAVAVFVYCIAKVVVFNAHGQSRLGKWVHDKFNRLAQLVCLSASQPGSEPEGSEEDRKKLERRRKFLLQLAILAATVTYQIGLNPPGGFWPESKGEGSLIAGDPVLLDHYSIRYQVFFYCNATGFMASITVILLLVNQKLYKQGIRSNALRVCVMVGLLGLMGAYAAGSCRQLRTSIYVFALVAAVVAFLVLQTLLFVSAGRVNCSKLPWLPKRLFEPLGSSPSWLSIRNKGDDEQYAKRKYLMLLGILGASVTYQAGLAPPGGTWGDDDTASSPSPSPSPSPNIAGNPILLHSSPARYQAFFYCNATSFMASIVVIMLLLQYTVKKQYTVKKSAAPLWALQAAVVLDLFGLLGAYAAGSCRDWETSACVIALVGAVVVFITIYALLSFDAVRGRVKAITVCKYFSKMMEKQVWEPLGVSNGDDDQSVVIGSSV